A single Cannabis sativa cultivar Pink pepper isolate KNU-18-1 chromosome 7, ASM2916894v1, whole genome shotgun sequence DNA region contains:
- the LOC115696614 gene encoding uncharacterized protein LOC115696614, which produces MDETTQETMVKLQEKEEINGDISKEKSMNDTYSEIMGKERYGSVRTYGFGVCPSDVWENKSSKKRNQSKYIEALESELKELRSKVQNDNVDNTLTILDNVKRACTSHNKEPRRQLLFSCSSYDTPVVEVGEVVNHKSITNDPKTIAIALVISKDSSKQVGGKELGDFYSEVIVQVPIKCDKQLIRAYRQFKKISEVVGVPIAWPTDFLISEESHTQLDDSIM; this is translated from the exons ATGGATGAAACAACACAAGAAACAATG GTAAAATTacaagagaaagaagaaataaatgGAGATATATCAAAAGAAAAGAGCATGAATGACACTTATTCTGAAATAATGGGTAAGGAAAGATATGGTTCTGTTCGCACTTATGGTTTTGGTGTTTGCCCATCTGATGTGTGGGAAAACAAATCCAGTAAGAAGCGAAATCAAAGCAAATATATAGAGGCTTTAGAATCTGAACTAAAAGAGTTAAGATCTAAAGTTCAAAATGACAATGTAGATAATACATTAACTATACTTGATAAC GTCAAAAGGGCTTGTACATCACATAACAAGGAACCTCGACGCCAGCTGTTGTTTTCATGTTCATCATATGATACTCCAGTTGTTGAG GTGGGAGAAGTGGTTAATCATAAAAGTATTACTAATGATCCTAAAACAATTGCTATTGCTCTAGTTATTAGTAAAGATTCATCAAAACAAGTTGGAGGAAAAGAGCTTGGAGACTTTTATTCCGAAGTTATTGTTCAAGTTCCTATCAAGTGTGACAAGCAATTAATTAGAGCATATAgacaatttaagaaaattagtgAAGTTGTTGGAGTACCTATTGCATGGCCAACGGACTTTTTG ATTTCAGAAGAATCACATACACAACTTGATGATTCAATAATGTGA